From one Streptomyces sp. Q6 genomic stretch:
- a CDS encoding D-Ala-D-Ala carboxypeptidase family metallohydrolase: MLRRHVRALLTLVMLASLTTLGAAVTTGTAHADTCYTWNRTLSQGASGEDVRQLQIRVAGYPGYGGVLAIDGEFGAGTKAAVTRFQQAYGLSADGIAGSQTFSKIYALQDGDCTPIHFTYGEMNRCNSDWSGGAVSAAAAKANALQQMWKLEALRHALGDRALTTSSGFRSYSCNNAVGGASNSNHLYGRGIDLVGTPSFCEIVKQARNHGFNEILGPGYPGHSDHAHLGSQSSRYWSASSCGI; this comes from the coding sequence GTGCTCAGACGTCATGTACGCGCCTTGCTCACGCTTGTCATGCTCGCATCATTAACGACGCTCGGGGCGGCGGTGACCACCGGAACCGCCCATGCCGACACCTGTTACACCTGGAACCGGACCCTTAGCCAGGGCGCCAGCGGCGAGGACGTACGCCAGTTGCAGATCCGGGTCGCCGGATACCCGGGGTACGGCGGAGTGCTCGCCATCGACGGGGAGTTCGGTGCGGGCACCAAGGCCGCGGTCACCCGCTTCCAGCAGGCGTACGGGCTGTCCGCCGACGGCATCGCGGGCTCTCAGACCTTCAGCAAGATCTACGCGCTTCAGGACGGCGACTGCACACCGATCCACTTCACGTACGGCGAGATGAACCGCTGCAACTCCGACTGGTCCGGCGGCGCCGTGTCCGCCGCAGCGGCGAAGGCCAACGCCCTGCAACAGATGTGGAAGCTGGAGGCACTGCGGCACGCCCTCGGCGACCGGGCTCTCACCACCAGCAGCGGCTTCCGCTCCTACTCCTGCAACAACGCGGTCGGCGGGGCCTCCAACAGCAACCACCTCTACGGCCGCGGGATCGACCTCGTGGGCACCCCGTCGTTCTGTGAGATCGTCAAGCAGGCCCGCAACCACGGCTTCAACGAGATCCTCGGTCCGGGCTATCCCGGCCACAGCGACCACGCGCACCTCGGCAGCCAGAGCTCGCGCTACTGGTCGGCCTCGTCCTGCGGCATCTGA
- a CDS encoding Gfo/Idh/MocA family protein, with amino-acid sequence MRIGLIGTGRIGAVHAATLAALPAVDHIVVHDAEERSARAVADRVGGEVAGDLDALFGAGLDGVVIAAPTFAHAELIVAAQRAGLPTFCEKPVAGTLRETDAVLAALAGSGAPLHIGFQRRFDAGYRELREAVASGRLGWTHTLRACTADPTPPPAGYLPGSGGIFRDCSVHDYDSARWVTGREIVSVYATGANRGEEFFGAAGDVDTAVSVLTLDDGTLATCTATRYNGAGYDVRLEVCGSKGSLVAGLTDQTPLASADGAKWPAGTPHPGFMERFRDAYRAELTAFTEVVAGLRPSPCTGEDARAALAIAEAATVSRREGRPVPVPGPRAT; translated from the coding sequence ATGCGTATCGGACTCATCGGCACAGGACGCATCGGCGCGGTCCACGCCGCGACCCTCGCGGCGCTCCCGGCGGTCGACCACATCGTGGTGCACGACGCCGAGGAACGCTCCGCCCGCGCCGTCGCCGACCGCGTCGGGGGAGAGGTCGCGGGCGACCTCGACGCACTGTTCGGCGCGGGACTCGACGGGGTCGTCATCGCCGCGCCCACGTTCGCTCACGCGGAGCTGATCGTCGCGGCGCAGCGGGCCGGACTGCCGACCTTCTGCGAGAAGCCGGTCGCCGGCACGCTGCGGGAGACGGACGCGGTCCTCGCCGCCCTCGCCGGTTCGGGGGCGCCGCTGCACATAGGTTTTCAGCGGCGCTTCGACGCCGGGTACCGGGAGTTGCGCGAGGCCGTCGCGTCCGGACGCCTCGGGTGGACGCACACTCTGCGTGCGTGCACGGCCGACCCGACGCCGCCGCCGGCCGGCTACCTCCCGGGCTCCGGGGGAATCTTCCGGGACTGCTCGGTGCACGACTACGACAGCGCCCGCTGGGTGACGGGTCGCGAGATCGTCTCGGTCTACGCGACCGGAGCCAACCGCGGGGAGGAGTTCTTCGGCGCCGCCGGTGATGTCGACACCGCTGTCAGCGTCCTCACGCTGGACGACGGCACGCTGGCCACGTGCACCGCGACCCGCTACAACGGAGCCGGGTACGACGTCCGCCTCGAAGTCTGCGGCTCCAAGGGCTCACTCGTCGCGGGCCTGACCGACCAGACCCCGCTGGCCTCAGCGGACGGAGCGAAGTGGCCCGCCGGCACACCGCACCCGGGCTTCATGGAACGCTTCCGGGACGCCTACCGGGCCGAACTCACCGCGTTCACCGAGGTCGTGGCCGGACTCCGGCCGAGCCCCTGCACCGGCGAGGACGCCCGCGCGGCCCTCGCGATCGCGGAAGCGGCCACCGTGTCGCGGCGGGAGGGGAGGCCGGTCCCGGTGCCCGGTCCGCGCGCGACGTGA
- a CDS encoding GntR family transcriptional regulator encodes MESFTKLITIDRASPVPLYFQFAQQLQQLIETGVLPPGTRLTNEISLADQFGLSRPTMRQAMQHLVDKGLLARKRGVGTQVVTNRIRRQVEFSSLYDDLERDDRHPRTKVLSVGTCPADTATAAALRVDEGTDVLSIERLRFADHQPIALLRNHLPLGLVDLSADALAEAGLYQLLRQSGVDLHTAEQTIGARRATAAEAKLLDETRGATLLTMTRTAYDDTGKPIEYGAHVYRASRYSFEMSIAAR; translated from the coding sequence GTGGAGTCGTTCACGAAACTGATCACGATCGATCGGGCCAGTCCGGTCCCGCTGTACTTCCAGTTCGCCCAGCAGTTGCAGCAGCTCATCGAGACCGGTGTGCTGCCGCCCGGCACCCGGCTGACCAACGAGATCTCCCTGGCCGACCAGTTCGGGCTCTCCCGCCCGACGATGCGCCAGGCCATGCAGCACCTCGTCGACAAGGGACTCCTCGCCCGCAAGCGCGGGGTGGGCACCCAGGTCGTCACCAACCGCATCCGGCGCCAGGTCGAGTTCTCCAGCCTGTACGACGACCTGGAGCGCGACGACCGGCATCCGCGGACGAAGGTCCTGTCGGTCGGCACCTGTCCCGCCGACACCGCGACGGCCGCGGCGCTGCGGGTCGACGAGGGAACCGACGTGCTGTCCATCGAGCGGCTCCGGTTCGCCGACCATCAGCCCATCGCGCTCCTGCGCAACCATCTGCCGCTCGGCCTGGTCGACTTGAGCGCCGACGCCCTGGCCGAGGCGGGCCTGTACCAGTTGCTGCGCCAGTCCGGTGTGGACCTGCACACGGCGGAGCAGACGATCGGTGCCCGCCGGGCGACGGCGGCCGAGGCGAAGCTCCTCGACGAGACGCGCGGCGCCACGCTGCTGACCATGACCCGGACCGCGTACGACGACACGGGGAAGCCGATCGAGTACGGGGCGCACGTCTACCGGGCGTCGCGCTACTCCTTCGAGATGTCGATCGCGGCCCGCTGA
- a CDS encoding MgtC/SapB family protein has translation MRGLTTAASVWLAASIGAAAGAGLLVLAGAATAAYLVVAFLFPVLARRLPRSPTDSLLLRVSYRDGRGLLREIVQECTGAGFHVSGLRSAETLPEGASTPQVGVMLVLSGKGVQDELVPRLSDRDGITEVTLLEDERD, from the coding sequence GTGCGGGGTCTGACGACCGCGGCGAGCGTGTGGCTCGCGGCGTCCATCGGCGCGGCGGCGGGCGCCGGGCTGCTGGTGCTGGCCGGCGCCGCGACGGCCGCGTATCTGGTGGTCGCGTTCCTCTTTCCTGTGCTCGCGCGGCGGTTGCCCCGGTCGCCGACGGATTCGTTGCTGCTGCGGGTGAGTTATCGCGACGGGCGCGGGCTGCTGCGCGAGATCGTCCAGGAGTGCACCGGCGCGGGTTTCCACGTGTCCGGGCTGCGCTCGGCCGAAACGCTGCCGGAGGGGGCCTCCACGCCGCAGGTCGGTGTGATGCTGGTGCTGTCGGGGAAGGGCGTGCAGGACGAACTCGTGCCCCGTCTCTCGGACCGGGACGGCATCACGGAGGTGACCCTGCTGGAGGACGAAAGGGATTGA
- a CDS encoding TIM barrel protein, which yields MTTPLAQRIAGAPISWGVCEVPGWGHQLAPDLVLRQMRDVGLSATEFGPEGFLPDAPADKAATLASYGLKAVGQFVPAVLHDPGHDPLPQVEVAIAGLIAADAGTVVIAAATGIDGYDERPALDTEGWKSLLANLDRISAVAADAGLVATLHPHVGTMIESGEETRRVLDGSGVGLCLDTGHLLIGGGDPVALAAEHPERIAHVHLKDVRLDLCERVRAGRTTYTEAVADGMYVPLGAGDIDIAAIVRILEGAGYDGWYVLEQDTILSSDPAAGAGPVEDVRVSVAHLLSLAGKG from the coding sequence GTGACCACACCCCTCGCACAGCGCATCGCCGGAGCGCCGATCTCCTGGGGGGTCTGCGAGGTTCCGGGCTGGGGACACCAGCTCGCCCCGGATCTGGTGCTGCGTCAGATGCGTGACGTCGGCCTGAGCGCCACGGAGTTCGGGCCCGAGGGATTCCTCCCCGACGCGCCCGCCGACAAGGCCGCCACCCTCGCCTCGTACGGTCTCAAGGCCGTCGGCCAGTTCGTCCCGGCCGTCCTGCACGACCCGGGCCACGACCCGCTCCCCCAGGTCGAGGTGGCCATCGCCGGGCTCATCGCGGCGGACGCCGGCACGGTCGTCATCGCCGCCGCCACCGGGATCGACGGATACGACGAGCGCCCCGCGCTGGACACCGAGGGCTGGAAGTCGCTCCTGGCCAACCTCGACCGGATCTCGGCCGTCGCCGCCGACGCCGGGCTCGTCGCGACCCTCCACCCGCACGTCGGAACGATGATCGAGTCCGGCGAGGAGACCCGCCGGGTGCTCGACGGCTCCGGCGTCGGCCTGTGCCTCGACACCGGGCACCTGCTCATCGGCGGCGGGGACCCCGTCGCCCTCGCGGCCGAACACCCCGAGCGCATCGCCCACGTCCACCTCAAGGACGTACGCCTGGACCTGTGCGAGCGGGTGCGGGCCGGGCGGACGACGTACACCGAAGCGGTCGCCGACGGGATGTACGTGCCGCTCGGCGCCGGGGACATCGACATCGCCGCGATCGTCCGCATCCTCGAAGGCGCCGGGTACGACGGCTGGTACGTCCTGGAACAGGACACCATCCTCTCGTCCGACCCGGCCGCCGGTGCCGGCCCCGTGGAGGACGTGCGTGTCTCCGTGGCCCATCTCCTGTCTCTCGCGGGGAAGGGCTGA
- the iolC gene encoding 5-dehydro-2-deoxygluconokinase, with amino-acid sequence MAHDLVTIGRTGVDIYPLDHGVGLEQVHTFEKFLGGSATNVAVAAARHGRRTALISRVGQDPFGRYVRQEAARLGVDPAHITPLTAPGGPPTPVTFCEVFPPDDFPLYFYRHGGAPDLMIEPAELPLDDIRDAAVFWATVTGLSAEPSRSAHFAAWQARERRPHTVLDLDYRPMFWDGPEEAGRQVERALGHVTVAVGNREECEVAVGETEPGRAADALLERGLELAVVKQGPKGVLAATRDERVEVPPFPVEVVNGLGAGDAFGGALVHGLLSGWDLRRTIEFANVAGALVAARLACSTAMPTTSEVEAALASPPPVQTVGTT; translated from the coding sequence ATGGCCCACGACCTCGTCACCATCGGACGGACCGGCGTCGATATCTACCCGCTCGACCACGGCGTCGGCCTCGAACAGGTGCATACGTTCGAGAAGTTCCTCGGCGGGAGCGCGACGAACGTCGCCGTCGCGGCCGCCCGCCACGGGCGCCGTACCGCGCTCATCTCCCGGGTCGGGCAGGACCCCTTCGGGCGCTACGTGCGGCAGGAGGCCGCACGGCTCGGAGTGGACCCCGCGCACATCACGCCGCTCACCGCGCCGGGCGGACCGCCGACGCCGGTGACCTTCTGCGAGGTGTTCCCGCCCGACGACTTCCCGCTCTACTTCTACCGGCACGGCGGGGCGCCCGACCTCATGATCGAGCCCGCCGAGCTGCCGCTCGACGACATCCGGGACGCCGCGGTCTTCTGGGCGACGGTGACCGGCCTGTCGGCCGAACCGAGCCGCTCCGCGCACTTCGCCGCCTGGCAGGCCCGCGAGCGCCGACCCCACACCGTCCTCGACCTGGACTACCGGCCCATGTTCTGGGACGGCCCCGAGGAGGCCGGGCGGCAGGTGGAGCGCGCGCTCGGCCATGTCACCGTCGCCGTCGGAAACCGCGAGGAGTGCGAAGTCGCCGTCGGCGAGACGGAGCCCGGACGGGCGGCCGACGCGCTGCTGGAACGCGGCCTCGAACTCGCCGTCGTCAAGCAAGGACCCAAGGGCGTCCTCGCCGCCACCCGGGACGAGCGGGTGGAGGTCCCGCCGTTCCCGGTCGAGGTCGTCAACGGACTCGGGGCCGGCGACGCGTTCGGCGGCGCCCTCGTCCACGGGCTGCTCAGCGGCTGGGACCTGCGCCGGACGATCGAGTTCGCCAATGTCGCGGGCGCCCTCGTCGCGGCCCGGCTCGCCTGCTCCACCGCCATGCCGACCACGTCCGAGGTGGAGGCGGCCCTCGCCTCCCCGCCGCCGGTCCAGACCGTGGGAACCACATGA
- a CDS encoding Cgl0159 family (beta/alpha)8-fold protein yields MIDAARLTEIRAREPELIGRAWHKRARRPVHRDDGRLLIVAADHPARGALAVRDDNAAMASRTGLLDRLATALSRPGVDGVLGTPDLLDDLALMGALDDRIVIGSMNRGGLHGSVFELDDRFTAYTAEAIAAQGLDGGKTLTRICLDDPGSLRTLASTAAAVTSLAEHSLMAMIEPFLTVRHEGRVRNLLDPDSVIKSIHIASGLGATSAYTWLKLPVVDELARVLDATTMPTLLLGGDPPGDPHDTYASWDAAMALPAVRGLVVGRTLLYPPGDDVAAAVDIAADLVHGSSR; encoded by the coding sequence ATGATCGACGCCGCACGACTCACCGAGATCCGGGCCCGCGAGCCCGAGCTCATCGGGCGCGCCTGGCACAAGCGCGCCCGCCGCCCCGTACACCGCGACGACGGCCGCCTACTGATCGTCGCCGCCGACCACCCGGCCCGCGGCGCCCTGGCCGTCCGCGACGACAACGCGGCCATGGCCAGCCGCACCGGCCTCCTCGACCGCCTGGCGACCGCCTTGTCCCGTCCCGGCGTCGACGGCGTGCTCGGCACTCCGGACCTGCTCGACGACCTCGCCCTCATGGGTGCGCTCGACGACCGGATCGTCATCGGGTCGATGAACCGCGGCGGACTGCACGGCTCCGTCTTCGAACTCGACGACCGGTTCACCGCCTACACCGCCGAGGCCATCGCCGCCCAGGGCCTCGACGGCGGCAAGACGCTGACCCGGATCTGCCTCGACGACCCCGGCAGCCTGCGCACTCTCGCATCGACGGCCGCGGCGGTCACCAGCCTCGCCGAGCACAGCCTGATGGCCATGATCGAGCCGTTCCTGACCGTCCGTCACGAGGGCCGCGTCCGCAATCTCCTCGATCCCGACAGCGTCATCAAGTCGATCCACATCGCGAGCGGACTCGGCGCCACCAGCGCCTACACCTGGCTCAAGCTGCCCGTCGTCGACGAACTCGCACGCGTCCTGGACGCCACCACGATGCCGACGCTGCTGCTCGGCGGCGACCCGCCGGGCGACCCCCACGACACGTACGCCTCCTGGGACGCGGCCATGGCGCTTCCCGCGGTGCGCGGCCTGGTGGTCGGGCGCACTCTCCTCTACCCGCCGGGCGACGACGTCGCCGCGGCCGTGGACATCGCGGCCGACCTCGTCCATGGGAGCAGCCGATGA
- the iolB gene encoding 5-deoxy-glucuronate isomerase: MNDNARWVRPLGSATDAGWEVAVAASPPDWRYTSLRVAVLDPGDTRSLEVAGWEHVVVPLSGGVRVAAVAPDGKTHEARLAGRDGVFSGPTDTAYVPAGWRLTLRAETGPARVAVAGALVAPDGGGHVFRHVAAADVPVESRGAGICSRQVRNFGTPDVLDAASLIACEVITPAGNWSSWPPHKHDVERPGEETALEEIYYFETQPTDTRGSDPVGYQRVYASDRDRPIDVLAEVRTGDVVLVPHGWHGPAMAAPNADLYYLNVMAGPGPERAWLICDDPAHAWVRDTWPDLPFDARLDTPGGVG, from the coding sequence ATGAACGACAACGCACGATGGGTACGGCCTCTCGGCAGCGCCACCGACGCCGGCTGGGAGGTCGCCGTCGCCGCCTCCCCGCCGGACTGGCGGTACACGAGTCTGCGCGTCGCGGTCCTGGACCCCGGTGACACCCGGTCGCTGGAGGTGGCGGGCTGGGAGCACGTCGTCGTGCCGCTCTCCGGTGGCGTACGGGTCGCGGCCGTGGCGCCCGACGGGAAGACGCACGAGGCCCGACTGGCCGGGCGGGACGGTGTGTTCAGCGGGCCGACCGACACGGCGTACGTGCCCGCCGGCTGGCGTCTGACGTTGCGTGCGGAGACCGGACCGGCGCGTGTCGCGGTCGCGGGGGCGCTGGTCGCGCCGGACGGGGGCGGGCATGTGTTCCGGCACGTGGCCGCCGCCGACGTGCCGGTGGAGTCGCGCGGCGCCGGGATCTGTTCGCGCCAGGTGCGCAACTTCGGCACGCCCGACGTGCTCGACGCCGCTTCGCTCATCGCGTGCGAGGTCATCACCCCGGCCGGCAACTGGAGTTCATGGCCGCCGCACAAGCACGACGTCGAACGGCCGGGCGAGGAGACCGCCCTGGAGGAGATCTACTACTTCGAGACGCAGCCGACGGACACGCGCGGCAGCGACCCCGTCGGCTATCAGCGCGTCTACGCCTCGGACCGTGACCGCCCGATCGACGTACTCGCCGAAGTACGCACCGGAGACGTGGTGCTGGTGCCGCACGGCTGGCACGGTCCCGCCATGGCCGCACCCAACGCCGACCTCTACTACCTCAACGTGATGGCCGGCCCTGGGCCCGAGCGCGCCTGGCTGATCTGCGACGACCCGGCGCACGCGTGGGTCCGCGACACCTGGCCCGACCTGCCCTTCGACGCACGACTGGACACACCCGGAGGTGTCGGATGA
- the iolD gene encoding 3D-(3,5/4)-trihydroxycyclohexane-1,2-dione acylhydrolase (decyclizing) — protein MSTPRSATTVRLTVAQATVRFLAAQHTERDGQSRPLFAGVLGIFGHGNVAGLGQALFQQEGEEGALPYVLARNEQAMVHTAVAYARHQDRLETWACTASIGPGSTNMLTGAALATINRIPVLLLPADTFATRPSAPVLQELEQPGAADITVNDAFRPLSRFFDRVMRPEQLPSALLGAMRVLTDPAETGAVTIALPQDVQAEAYDWPVELFASRTWHIARPPAEAARITAAAEVLRAARRPLIVAGGGVHYSGAEAALSAFAEATGIPVGETQAGKGALPHGHPQAMGGVGSTGTTAANALARDADVIVGIGTRWSDFTTASRTAFQQAGVRFVNINIAGFDAGKHAGLSVVADAREALTALTAALDGHRVPAAYERRQAELWQRWDRQVEAAYRPPASVTDGLADGVLTQGTVLGCVNELADPRDVVLCAAGSMPGDLHKLWRVRDRKAYHVEYGYSCMGYEIPAALGVRFADDTRDVFAMVGDGGYLMMPTELATAVQERVKVIVVLVQNHGFHSIGSLSESVGSQRFGTRYRYRSADGRLDGPRLPTDLAANARSLGAHVIEVRSRGALEKAIAEAKAWPDDGGPVVIHVETDPSISAPDSDSWWDVPVSEVSALDSTRAARTVYAAQKQAQLPLLAPSETGPA, from the coding sequence ATGAGCACGCCGCGGAGCGCGACGACGGTACGACTGACCGTGGCGCAGGCCACCGTGAGGTTCCTCGCCGCCCAGCACACCGAGCGCGACGGGCAGTCGCGGCCGCTGTTCGCGGGCGTCCTCGGCATCTTCGGCCACGGGAACGTGGCGGGCCTCGGGCAGGCCCTGTTCCAGCAGGAGGGGGAGGAGGGCGCTCTCCCCTACGTGCTGGCCCGCAACGAACAGGCCATGGTGCACACGGCGGTCGCCTACGCGCGCCACCAGGACCGGTTGGAGACCTGGGCCTGCACCGCCTCCATCGGCCCCGGCTCCACGAACATGCTGACCGGCGCGGCGCTCGCGACGATCAACCGGATCCCGGTGCTGCTGCTGCCCGCGGACACCTTCGCCACCCGCCCCAGCGCCCCCGTCCTCCAGGAGCTGGAGCAGCCCGGCGCCGCGGACATCACCGTCAACGACGCCTTCCGGCCGCTGTCCCGGTTCTTTGACCGGGTCATGCGCCCCGAGCAGTTGCCGTCCGCGCTGCTGGGCGCCATGCGGGTGCTCACCGACCCGGCCGAGACCGGGGCCGTCACGATCGCGCTGCCGCAGGACGTGCAGGCCGAGGCGTACGACTGGCCCGTCGAGCTGTTCGCCTCACGGACCTGGCACATCGCGCGACCGCCGGCGGAGGCGGCCCGGATCACCGCCGCGGCCGAGGTGCTGCGCGCGGCGCGGCGCCCGCTGATCGTGGCGGGCGGCGGTGTGCACTATTCCGGCGCGGAGGCGGCCCTGTCCGCGTTCGCGGAGGCCACCGGCATCCCGGTCGGCGAGACACAGGCCGGCAAGGGCGCGCTGCCGCACGGGCATCCGCAGGCGATGGGCGGCGTCGGATCGACCGGTACGACCGCGGCCAACGCCCTCGCCCGGGACGCCGACGTGATCGTCGGCATCGGGACGCGCTGGAGCGACTTCACCACCGCGTCCCGCACCGCCTTCCAGCAGGCGGGAGTCCGCTTCGTCAACATCAACATCGCCGGGTTCGACGCGGGCAAGCACGCGGGCCTCTCGGTCGTGGCCGACGCCCGTGAGGCGCTGACCGCGCTGACCGCCGCGCTCGACGGCCACCGCGTACCGGCGGCGTACGAGCGGCGGCAGGCCGAGCTGTGGCAGCGATGGGACCGGCAGGTGGAGGCCGCGTACCGGCCGCCGGCGTCGGTCACGGACGGCCTGGCCGACGGCGTCCTCACCCAGGGCACCGTGCTCGGCTGCGTCAACGAGCTCGCCGATCCCCGTGACGTCGTCCTGTGCGCGGCCGGGTCCATGCCCGGCGACCTGCACAAGCTGTGGCGCGTACGCGACCGCAAGGCGTACCACGTCGAGTACGGGTACTCCTGCATGGGCTACGAGATCCCGGCCGCGCTGGGTGTCCGGTTCGCCGACGACACGCGGGACGTGTTCGCCATGGTCGGCGACGGCGGGTACCTGATGATGCCGACCGAGCTGGCCACGGCGGTCCAGGAGCGCGTCAAGGTCATCGTGGTGCTGGTCCAGAACCACGGCTTCCACTCGATCGGTTCGCTGTCGGAGTCGGTCGGCTCCCAGCGCTTCGGCACCCGCTACCGGTACCGCTCCGCCGACGGTCGTCTCGACGGGCCGCGGCTGCCCACCGACCTGGCCGCCAACGCCCGCAGTCTGGGGGCGCACGTCATCGAGGTGCGCTCGCGCGGCGCGCTGGAGAAGGCCATCGCCGAGGCCAAGGCGTGGCCGGACGACGGCGGCCCCGTCGTGATCCACGTGGAGACCGACCCCTCGATCTCCGCACCGGACAGCGACAGTTGGTGGGACGTGCCCGTGAGCGAGGTCTCCGCGCTCGACTCGACACGGGCCGCCCGCACGGTCTACGCCGCGCAGAAGCAGGCCCAACTCCCGCTCCTCGCACCGTCGGAGACCGGGCCCGCCTGA
- a CDS encoding metal-sensitive transcriptional regulator — MKPVLDRLKRAQGQLAAVIAMIEYGRECEDVVTQLAAVSKALDRAGFKIVASGMRQCLVDGSENPSMTQEDLEKLFLTLA, encoded by the coding sequence ATGAAGCCCGTCCTGGACCGTCTCAAGCGAGCGCAGGGGCAACTGGCCGCGGTGATCGCCATGATCGAGTACGGCAGGGAGTGCGAGGACGTCGTCACCCAGCTCGCGGCTGTCTCCAAGGCCCTGGACCGGGCCGGGTTCAAGATCGTGGCGAGCGGCATGCGCCAGTGCCTCGTCGACGGTTCCGAGAACCCGTCCATGACGCAGGAGGACCTGGAGAAGCTCTTCCTCACCCTCGCCTGA
- a CDS encoding sulfite exporter TauE/SafE family protein encodes MTALIVAVSLLIGVSLGILGGGGSILTVPILVYLVGQDTKEAIATSLFVVGVTSLAALLPHARAHRVRWRTGLLFGAFSMAGAYGGGRLADYIPGAVLLVAFALMMLATAAAMLRKPRDGARKVRIAHRDLPLKHIAVEGLVVGAVTGLVGSGGGFLVVPALAILGGLPMGIAVGTSLLVIAMKSFAGLAGHLSGVTIDWGVALTVTVAAVAGSLIGARLAGRIPQEALRKAFGWFVVGMGVFVLAQQVGPVLWTHPVTWAVLGAATGAAVAARFWRRSRATRPQPVPHIRPDVASK; translated from the coding sequence ATGACCGCCCTGATCGTCGCGGTCTCCCTGCTCATCGGTGTCAGCCTCGGCATCCTCGGCGGCGGCGGGTCCATCCTGACCGTCCCGATCCTGGTCTACCTCGTCGGGCAGGACACCAAGGAGGCCATCGCGACCTCGCTGTTCGTCGTCGGTGTCACCAGTCTCGCCGCGCTGCTCCCGCACGCCCGCGCCCACCGTGTCCGCTGGCGGACCGGCCTGCTCTTCGGCGCCTTCAGCATGGCCGGCGCCTACGGTGGCGGGCGGCTCGCCGACTACATCCCCGGCGCCGTCCTGCTCGTCGCCTTCGCGCTGATGATGCTCGCCACCGCCGCGGCGATGCTGCGCAAACCGCGCGACGGAGCGCGGAAGGTCCGCATCGCCCACCGCGACCTGCCGCTGAAACACATCGCCGTCGAAGGTCTCGTCGTCGGCGCCGTCACCGGCCTGGTCGGCTCCGGCGGCGGATTCCTCGTCGTCCCCGCCCTCGCGATCCTCGGCGGACTGCCGATGGGCATCGCCGTCGGCACCTCCCTCCTCGTCATCGCGATGAAGTCCTTCGCCGGACTCGCCGGACACCTCTCCGGCGTGACGATCGACTGGGGCGTGGCCCTGACCGTGACCGTGGCAGCGGTGGCCGGCAGTCTGATCGGCGCCCGCCTCGCCGGACGGATACCGCAGGAGGCGCTGCGCAAGGCCTTCGGCTGGTTCGTCGTCGGCATGGGTGTTTTCGTCCTCGCGCAGCAGGTCGGCCCCGTCCTGTGGACCCACCCCGTCACCTGGGCGGTGCTCGGCGCCGCGACCGGCGCTGCGGTCGCCGCCCGGTTCTGGAGGCGGTCGAGGGCGACACGCCCACAGCCGGTGCCGCACATCCGCCCGGATGTGGCCTCGAAATAG
- a CDS encoding rhodanese-like domain-containing protein, whose protein sequence is MSAQRTVQSLTPASLHALTEKGRAPRLLDVRTPGEFRTVHIPGSYNVPLHTLREHRAELLGHLDEDVVLVCRSGQRAREAEQALAQAGLPNLRVLEGGMNAWEASGAPVQRGPERWDMERQVRLVAGSLVLVTGLVGLAVPGVHLVGTAIGAGLTYAALSNSCAMGVLLAKLPYNRGPRIDIRTVIAELRSAS, encoded by the coding sequence ATGAGCGCCCAGCGCACCGTCCAGTCCCTCACCCCTGCCTCCCTGCACGCCCTCACGGAGAAGGGCCGCGCCCCACGTCTGCTCGACGTGCGTACCCCCGGCGAGTTCCGCACCGTCCACATCCCCGGCTCGTACAACGTGCCGCTGCACACCCTGCGCGAGCACCGCGCCGAACTCCTCGGCCACCTCGACGAGGACGTCGTGCTCGTCTGCCGCTCCGGTCAGCGCGCCCGCGAGGCGGAGCAGGCCCTCGCCCAGGCCGGACTGCCGAACCTGCGCGTCCTGGAGGGCGGCATGAACGCCTGGGAGGCTTCGGGGGCCCCGGTGCAGCGGGGCCCCGAACGCTGGGACATGGAGCGCCAGGTCCGCCTGGTCGCCGGTTCCCTCGTCCTGGTCACCGGCCTCGTCGGCCTCGCCGTGCCGGGCGTCCACCTCGTCGGCACCGCGATCGGCGCGGGCCTGACCTACGCCGCGCTGAGCAACTCCTGTGCCATGGGCGTCCTGCTCGCCAAGCTCCCCTACAACCGGGGCCCTCGCATCGACATCCGCACCGTCATCGCCGAACTGCGGAGCGCGTCATGA